A genomic window from Tolypothrix sp. PCC 7910 includes:
- a CDS encoding ABC transporter permease, with the protein MFKLFKGFYKTKNTRTVPFLEILTMAAETLWSNKLRTGLTMLGVIIGISSVIAITSVGQGVQKGVEQQIQALGSDVIQILAGAARSGNISQGIGSTSTLTWEDAKAIAQQAPSAQMVSAYLQRNAQVVYGGQNTSTTIYGTDLNYPEVRNTHPQQGRYFTEEELNTAAQVAILGPTVLNTLFGQGANPIGETIRIRGEAYQVIGVMEPKGSQGPFDRDDQVFIPLTSMSARLVGNNALAGVSVSGILVKGANQEQLEAAQFQVTNLLRLRHNIFPPQADDFRLTNQADIVSTFTNVVGLFTVMVVAIAGISLVVGGIGIANIMLVSVVERTREIGIRKAVGATNSAILNQFLAEAIVISIVGGVIGMVGGIAIAFGAANIFKFPFVISVLSIIVGFALSLGVGLVAGVIPARNAAKLDPITALRSD; encoded by the coding sequence ATGTTTAAGCTATTTAAGGGGTTTTATAAAACTAAAAATACCCGCACTGTTCCATTTTTAGAAATTTTGACAATGGCAGCGGAAACGCTGTGGAGTAATAAATTACGCACGGGATTGACGATGCTGGGCGTAATTATTGGCATTTCTTCTGTGATTGCCATTACCTCTGTGGGACAGGGTGTGCAAAAGGGTGTTGAGCAGCAAATTCAAGCATTAGGTTCAGATGTCATCCAAATCCTGGCAGGTGCGGCGAGAAGCGGAAATATCAGCCAAGGGATAGGTTCTACTAGTACTTTGACATGGGAGGATGCTAAAGCGATCGCACAACAAGCGCCATCAGCTCAAATGGTGTCTGCTTATTTACAGCGCAATGCACAAGTAGTTTATGGAGGGCAAAACACATCAACCACCATTTACGGTACTGATTTAAATTATCCCGAAGTGAGAAATACTCACCCCCAGCAAGGGAGGTATTTTACTGAGGAAGAACTCAACACGGCTGCACAGGTGGCTATACTTGGGCCGACAGTATTAAACACTCTCTTTGGTCAAGGTGCTAATCCTATAGGTGAGACAATCCGGATTCGGGGAGAGGCTTATCAAGTAATTGGGGTAATGGAACCTAAAGGTTCTCAAGGGCCTTTTGATCGAGATGACCAAGTTTTCATTCCGCTAACAAGTATGTCAGCTAGATTAGTTGGTAACAACGCCCTAGCAGGCGTTTCTGTGAGTGGCATTTTAGTTAAAGGTGCTAATCAAGAACAGTTAGAGGCGGCGCAGTTTCAAGTTACCAATCTCTTACGTTTACGTCACAATATTTTTCCACCACAAGCTGATGATTTTCGGTTGACGAACCAAGCTGATATTGTCAGCACCTTTACCAATGTCGTGGGATTGTTTACCGTCATGGTAGTGGCGATCGCAGGCATTTCGCTAGTAGTAGGCGGCATTGGGATTGCTAATATTATGCTGGTGTCTGTGGTAGAACGTACCAGAGAAATTGGCATTCGTAAAGCCGTTGGTGCAACCAATTCAGCTATATTGAATCAATTTTTAGCCGAAGCGATCGTCATTTCCATCGTCGGTGGCGTTATTGGGATGGTAGGCGGAATTGCGATCGCATTTGGTGCAGCGAATATTTTTAAGTTCCCCTTTGTAATTTCTGTTCTCTCCATAATTGTCGGCTTTGCACTCTCGTTAGGTGTCGGCTTAGTCGCTGGCGTAATTCCCGCCAGAAACGCCGCTAAATTAGACCCAATTACAGCTTTACGTAGCGACTGA
- a CDS encoding ABC transporter ATP-binding protein, translating to MPTMIWMESITKTYHLGEVEVPILKGIQLSIEEGEYVAIMGASGSGKSTLMNILGCLDRPSTGHYIFEGRNLTTFDDDELAYIRNQRIGFVFQQFNLLARATALDNVMLPMVYANLPKPKRRQRALEALERVGLKERVANRPSQLSGGQQQRVAIARALVNRPALVLADEPTGALDTETSYEVMNLLTELNDQGITIIIVTHEPDIAAQTKRIIRVQDGLIVG from the coding sequence ATGCCAACAATGATTTGGATGGAATCGATTACCAAAACCTACCATTTAGGAGAAGTTGAGGTTCCTATTTTGAAGGGTATTCAACTTTCTATTGAGGAAGGGGAATATGTTGCGATTATGGGTGCATCAGGTTCGGGTAAGTCTACGCTGATGAATATTTTGGGCTGTTTGGATCGCCCCAGTACAGGGCATTATATTTTTGAAGGTAGAAATTTAACTACTTTTGATGATGATGAATTAGCTTATATTCGCAACCAAAGAATAGGTTTTGTTTTTCAGCAATTTAACCTTTTGGCAAGAGCAACAGCCCTAGATAACGTCATGCTACCAATGGTTTATGCTAATTTACCTAAGCCGAAACGCCGCCAAAGAGCATTGGAAGCATTAGAAAGAGTAGGGTTAAAAGAACGTGTTGCTAATCGTCCTAGTCAGCTTTCTGGGGGACAACAACAACGAGTTGCGATCGCTCGTGCTTTGGTGAACCGACCTGCATTAGTTTTGGCAGACGAACCAACGGGAGCATTAGATACGGAAACTTCCTACGAGGTCATGAATTTATTAACAGAATTAAATGACCAAGGTATCACAATTATCATTGTTACCCATGAACCTGATATTGCTGCTCAAACTAAAAGAATTATCCGTGTGCAAGATGGGTTAATTGTCGGTTAA
- a CDS encoding TolC family protein encodes MNFILFRVHYPWVTVLVAILMTTLAKTATAQTTAQTLQSPSPTTNNSQSILNNLSPNPNPLLFPTKPEEVRIQGTVPLTLAQALELARRNNPSLQAAQFQVERSRSALREAQAALLPNANVNGNLSNSGNNLFTGGSTESSTTFNGQAQINYNLFTSGNRQARIRSAEEQVRIEELNLENQSLVIGLNVATQYYNLQGADEQVRINRSAVENAQASLRDTQARLQAGVGTQFDVLQAQVNLANAQQQLTNSIAQQQIARRQFGTLLNLPQSVDIAAADPVQLAGLWQQTLEQTIVQAFQNRPELPQFLAQRNQAEQQRRQALSQLGPQLGVTGTYNFRDIYNDGISVVDGYSVGLQSSLTLFDGGAARARAAQSRANIAIAETQFANQRDQIRFDVEQFYVQLQSNLDNVQTSTLALSQAREALQIARLRFQAGVGTQTEVIAAENDLTRAEGNRVTAILDYNRALANLQRSVTARNTR; translated from the coding sequence ATGAATTTTATTTTATTCCGCGTGCATTATCCTTGGGTTACAGTATTAGTTGCAATTTTAATGACGACTTTAGCCAAAACTGCAACGGCACAAACTACTGCACAAACGCTACAATCTCCCAGCCCTACAACGAATAATTCTCAGTCGATTCTCAATAATCTCAGCCCGAATCCCAATCCTTTGCTATTTCCTACCAAACCAGAAGAAGTGAGGATTCAAGGAACTGTACCCCTAACTTTGGCTCAAGCTTTAGAATTAGCAAGACGCAACAATCCAAGTTTACAAGCAGCTCAATTTCAGGTAGAACGTAGCCGCAGTGCGCTACGAGAAGCTCAGGCTGCTTTACTGCCTAATGCTAATGTTAACGGGAATTTAAGCAATAGTGGTAATAATTTGTTTACTGGTGGTTCAACTGAATCCAGTACAACTTTTAACGGTCAAGCACAAATAAATTATAATCTCTTTACTTCTGGAAACCGGCAAGCTAGGATTCGCTCTGCAGAAGAACAAGTACGGATAGAAGAATTAAATTTAGAAAACCAATCTTTAGTAATTGGTTTAAATGTCGCTACCCAGTACTACAATTTACAAGGTGCAGACGAACAAGTAAGAATTAATCGCTCTGCGGTAGAGAATGCCCAGGCTAGTTTACGAGATACGCAAGCACGATTGCAAGCAGGAGTGGGGACGCAGTTTGATGTTCTGCAAGCTCAAGTAAATTTAGCTAATGCTCAACAACAACTGACTAATTCTATTGCACAACAGCAAATTGCCCGTCGTCAGTTTGGTACGCTCTTAAATTTGCCACAATCGGTTGATATTGCTGCGGCTGATCCTGTGCAATTAGCAGGTTTATGGCAACAAACACTCGAACAAACTATTGTACAAGCTTTTCAAAATCGCCCCGAATTGCCGCAATTTTTAGCGCAACGCAATCAAGCCGAACAACAGCGACGACAAGCACTTTCGCAATTAGGGCCGCAATTGGGTGTAACTGGAACTTATAATTTTCGAGATATTTATAATGATGGGATTAGTGTTGTTGATGGCTATTCGGTGGGGCTACAAAGCAGTTTAACCTTATTTGATGGCGGTGCAGCTAGAGCTAGAGCCGCTCAGTCACGCGCTAATATTGCGATCGCAGAAACTCAATTTGCTAATCAACGCGATCAAATTCGTTTTGATGTGGAACAATTTTATGTTCAGTTGCAGTCTAATCTCGATAATGTGCAGACTTCGACTTTGGCTTTAAGTCAAGCTAGGGAAGCTTTGCAAATTGCTAGGTTGCGGTTTCAAGCAGGTGTGGGTACGCAAACAGAGGTAATTGCTGCGGAAAATGACTTAACAAGGGCAGAAGGTAATCGTGTGACAGCTATTTTAGATTACAATCGCGCTCTCGCTAATTTACAGCGTTCTGTTACTGCTAGAAATACACGCTAG
- a CDS encoding efflux RND transporter periplasmic adaptor subunit — MNTYIEIPVIGKKIKYPMRWLIGLITAGALVVGTTTTYTLVNRGNTKQDISQLTVPVETQSVTLRITASGKVVPVQSVNISPKNPGVLGELYVEQGDRVQKGQVIARMDVGEIQAQILQYQANIAQAQAQLDEARAGSRPQEIAQAKARLAQAEAQLAAARAGNRAQEIGQAQAQVESAQAQVNLTQSRVVRYQELTRQGATSQDQLDQYVSENSRAKAALAEAQKRLSLLQSGTRSEEIDAKEAAVTEARAALVLLQNGSRPEEIAQRQAAVKAAQAQLKAAQVRLRDTEIRAPFSGIVTQKYANVGSFVTPTTSASSSASATSSSIVAVARGLEVLAQVPEADIGRIKPGQQVEIVADAYPDQVFKGRVRLIAPEAVVEQGVTSFQVRVVLDTGIDKLRSGLNVDLTFLGDRVNNALVLPTVAIVTEKGQTGVLVPDENNKPQFRQVTVGAQIQDQTQVLEGVKVSDRIFVNPPKDYKIEKAKEQSK, encoded by the coding sequence ATGAATACGTACATAGAAATCCCCGTGATTGGCAAAAAAATTAAGTATCCCATGCGCTGGCTGATAGGGCTAATAACAGCTGGTGCTTTGGTTGTGGGTACTACTACTACCTATACTCTGGTGAATCGGGGAAATACTAAACAAGATATATCTCAACTAACTGTTCCTGTAGAAACTCAAAGTGTGACGCTGCGGATTACGGCGAGTGGGAAAGTAGTACCAGTTCAGAGTGTAAATATCAGTCCTAAAAATCCTGGGGTGTTGGGTGAATTATATGTGGAACAAGGCGATCGCGTGCAAAAAGGACAAGTAATCGCCCGCATGGATGTTGGCGAAATTCAAGCGCAAATCCTGCAATATCAAGCTAATATCGCCCAAGCCCAAGCCCAACTCGATGAAGCCCGGGCGGGGAGTCGTCCCCAAGAAATTGCCCAAGCAAAAGCACGTTTAGCGCAAGCAGAAGCACAACTAGCCGCAGCGCGTGCGGGTAATCGCGCTCAAGAAATTGGACAGGCACAAGCGCAAGTAGAATCAGCACAGGCTCAAGTTAACCTGACGCAATCGCGGGTAGTGCGATATCAGGAATTAACTAGACAAGGCGCAACTTCTCAAGATCAGCTCGATCAGTATGTTAGTGAAAATAGCCGCGCCAAAGCTGCTTTAGCAGAAGCACAAAAACGGCTATCTCTGTTGCAAAGTGGAACTCGTAGCGAAGAAATTGACGCGAAGGAAGCCGCCGTTACCGAAGCCCGCGCCGCTTTAGTTCTGTTACAAAATGGTAGCCGTCCTGAAGAAATTGCTCAACGCCAAGCAGCAGTTAAAGCCGCCCAAGCACAATTAAAAGCCGCCCAGGTCAGGCTTAGAGATACAGAAATTCGCGCACCGTTTAGCGGTATTGTTACGCAGAAATACGCTAACGTCGGTTCATTTGTTACACCCACAACTTCTGCTTCTAGTAGTGCATCAGCTACTTCTAGCTCAATTGTCGCCGTGGCGCGAGGTTTAGAAGTATTAGCCCAAGTTCCTGAAGCTGATATTGGCAGAATTAAACCAGGACAACAGGTAGAAATCGTTGCTGATGCTTATCCCGATCAAGTATTTAAAGGTCGTGTACGCCTAATTGCACCGGAAGCAGTAGTGGAACAAGGTGTAACTTCCTTCCAAGTGCGGGTTGTATTAGATACAGGGATAGATAAACTGCGTTCTGGCTTAAACGTAGATCTAACCTTTTTAGGCGATCGCGTCAACAATGCTTTAGTATTACCCACCGTCGCCATTGTCACCGAAAAAGGACAAACTGGCGTACTCGTCCCCGACGAAAACAATAAACCCCAATTTCGCCAAGTCACCGTCGGCGCACAAATCCAAGACCAAACCCAGGTGTTAGAAGGCGTAAAAGTAAGCGATCGCATTTTCGTAAACCCACCGAAGGATTACAAAATCGAAAAAGCCAAGGAGCAGAGTAAGTAA
- a CDS encoding ABC transporter permease: MNLLESIQMAGKTLLANKLRSALTMLGIVIGNASVIAMIGIGEGGQKYVSQQLESLGPNILFVIPGNQETQRISRDVPKTLVLEDADAIATQVPTVANVTAELNSRQVVTYRNRNTDVNIIGTTPTFLTVRDFEPAKGRFFTDIDMKRSNQVVVLGADLAERLFGSANPVGEQLRIKNTSFQVIGVLTAKGSNLGVNYDEAALVPVITAANRLIGRTSPYGLELSYIVASAKNADSVDAAEFQITNLLRQRHKITGEDDFTIRSQKDALQTVGQITGALTIMLAAIAGISLFVGGIGIMNIMLVSVTERTQEIGLRKAIGATEQDILLQFMIEAVIVSAIGGLVGTAVGVGGIFLVAALTPLEAGISPVAITMAVGISGGIGLFFGVVPARRAAKLDPIVALRSA, encoded by the coding sequence ATGAACCTTCTAGAAAGTATCCAAATGGCGGGGAAAACCCTGCTGGCGAATAAGTTACGCAGTGCGCTTACCATGCTGGGGATTGTTATTGGTAACGCTTCGGTGATTGCGATGATTGGGATTGGCGAAGGTGGACAGAAGTATGTTTCGCAACAACTTGAGTCTTTAGGGCCAAATATCTTATTTGTGATTCCTGGTAACCAAGAAACGCAGCGTATCTCTAGGGATGTACCAAAAACTCTGGTTTTGGAAGATGCAGACGCGATCGCAACTCAAGTACCCACAGTTGCCAATGTGACAGCGGAATTAAATAGCCGTCAAGTAGTTACCTACCGTAATCGCAACACCGATGTTAACATCATTGGCACTACTCCCACTTTCTTAACCGTCAGGGATTTTGAACCTGCTAAGGGGCGATTTTTCACCGATATAGATATGAAGCGCAGCAACCAAGTTGTTGTACTAGGTGCAGATTTAGCAGAAAGGCTGTTTGGTAGTGCTAATCCTGTGGGAGAACAGTTAAGAATTAAAAATACTAGCTTTCAAGTAATTGGTGTACTCACAGCTAAAGGTTCTAACTTAGGCGTGAATTACGACGAAGCCGCATTAGTCCCTGTCATCACCGCAGCTAATCGCTTGATTGGGCGAACTTCTCCCTACGGCTTAGAGTTAAGCTATATTGTCGCCTCCGCTAAAAATGCTGATAGTGTAGATGCAGCAGAGTTTCAAATTACCAATTTACTGCGCCAACGCCACAAAATTACTGGCGAAGATGACTTTACCATCCGTTCTCAAAAAGATGCTTTGCAAACAGTCGGACAAATTACAGGCGCACTAACAATTATGCTAGCTGCGATCGCAGGCATATCTTTGTTTGTCGGTGGTATTGGGATCATGAACATCATGCTAGTATCCGTCACCGAACGCACCCAAGAAATTGGATTGAGAAAAGCGATCGGGGCAACAGAGCAAGATATTTTGCTACAGTTCATGATTGAGGCGGTAATTGTTTCCGCAATTGGTGGCTTGGTAGGTACTGCTGTTGGTGTTGGTGGTATTTTCTTAGTCGCCGCCTTAACACCCTTAGAAGCTGGAATTTCACCTGTAGCAATTACAATGGCGGTTGGTATATCCGGCGGAATCGGCTTATTCTTCGGTGTCGTTCCCGCACGTCGCGCCGCTAAACTCGACCCGATTGTAGCCTTGAGAAGTGCATAG
- a CDS encoding CHAT domain-containing tetratricopeptide repeat protein, with protein sequence MEEQRLQAYYQLIESLLNCADGEEPEILAANTELLDADFLEVLAAVADHFAQQGQENAANWLRNLATSLNQESAPITEEDIQTYGQFLLEILQATAESNGDPQVIYPLLAANTDKLNHIFAQLLRRWATNTLAAVEPDTATSIAALLVIFSNLIQQFPLGSKANNMEIAIAGYEIALTVYTRNVFPEQWATTQNNLGNAYRNRIMGERAENLEEAITAYRTALEVLTRNAFPVDWATTQNNLGNAYSDRIMGEHAENLELAIAAYRAALEVRTRNAFPEQWATTQNNLGTAYSERIMGERAENLEEAIAAYRAALEVRTRNAFPEQWATTQNNLGTAYSERIMGERAENLEEAIAAYRAALEVRTRNAFPEQWAGTQNNLGNAYSDRIMGERAENLEEAIAAYRAALEVLTRNAFPVDWAMTQNNLGNAYRNRIMGERAENLELAITTYRAALEVLTRNAFPIDWAMTQNNLGNAYRNRIMGERAENLELAIAAYRAALEVYTRNAFPIDWATTQNNLGTAYADRIMGERAENLELAIAAYRAALEVLTRNAFPIDWAMTQNNLGNAYRNRIMGERAENLELAITAYRAALEVLTRNAFPQKHAETLSNLGRLYQKEKQFDLAYNTFASAIDTVEALRGEIVSGDEAKLKQAEEWNQLYRRMVEVCLALKRDREAIEYIERSKTRNLVELLTKAALATQGDLPVVTSNIQFTEIQNLLDNETAIIQWYIFNDCFRAFIITHNNNPVIWQSEEQDLDALFDWTNEYLSEYYDPQDQDKIQWQNQLENRLQNLAAILHLEEILTQVPKKCDRLIFIPHRFLHLFPLHALAVKASYLVDLFPKGLGYAPSCTILQQVQLRQRSEFEFLFAIQNPTPDLYEQDLGAVVAIKKQFANADILKQSQAQKSAILLGINENPHNVTLNEKLLKANCAFFFCHGSFNPNSPLNSGLQLADEDLTLADIITHFQLNNCRLVTLSACESGIIDFTNTSDEYIGLPSGFLLAGSTNVVSSLWTVSATATALLMMKFYEELQQQTNIVLALNTAQRWLRDTTVQEFQYWLSQSSLSLVWQEQLNQYFTVHYPNASTKPFASPFYWAAFCAIGKGV encoded by the coding sequence ATGGAAGAACAGCGCCTACAAGCTTACTACCAGCTAATCGAAAGCTTGCTAAACTGCGCCGATGGAGAAGAACCAGAGATATTAGCAGCTAATACAGAATTGCTGGATGCAGATTTTTTAGAGGTGTTAGCAGCAGTAGCAGATCATTTTGCCCAGCAGGGGCAAGAAAACGCTGCAAACTGGTTGAGAAACCTTGCAACATCCCTTAACCAGGAATCTGCCCCCATCACAGAAGAGGATATACAAACTTACGGGCAATTTTTACTAGAGATACTGCAAGCAACAGCAGAAAGCAACGGCGATCCTCAAGTAATTTACCCCTTACTGGCAGCCAATACCGATAAACTCAATCATATTTTTGCTCAATTATTGCGACGTTGGGCAACAAATACCCTAGCAGCAGTGGAACCAGATACAGCAACATCCATCGCCGCATTGCTGGTGATATTTAGTAATCTGATTCAGCAGTTTCCCTTGGGTAGCAAAGCCAACAACATGGAAATTGCGATTGCTGGCTACGAAATCGCTCTCACCGTTTATACTCGCAACGTCTTTCCCGAACAATGGGCAACCACGCAAAATAATCTGGGGAATGCTTACCGTAACAGAATCATGGGCGAGCGCGCCGAGAATCTGGAAGAGGCGATCACTGCATATCGCACCGCCCTAGAAGTTTTAACTCGCAACGCCTTTCCCGTTGATTGGGCAACTACGCAAAATAATCTGGGGAATGCTTACTCTGACAGAATCATGGGCGAGCACGCCGAGAATCTGGAATTAGCAATCGCCGCATATCGCGCCGCCCTGGAAGTCAGAACCCGCAACGCCTTTCCCGAACAATGGGCAACTACGCAAAATAATCTGGGGACTGCTTACTCTGAAAGAATCATGGGCGAGCGCGCCGAGAATCTGGAAGAGGCGATCGCTGCATATCGCGCTGCCCTGGAAGTCAGAACCCGCAACGCCTTTCCCGAACAATGGGCAACTACGCAAAATAATCTGGGGACTGCTTACTCTGAAAGAATCATGGGCGAGCGCGCCGAGAATCTGGAAGAGGCGATTGCAGCATATCGCGCTGCCCTGGAAGTCAGAACCCGCAACGCCTTTCCCGAACAATGGGCAGGTACGCAAAATAATCTGGGGAATGCTTACTCTGACAGAATCATGGGCGAGCGCGCCGAGAATCTGGAAGAGGCGATTGCAGCATATCGCGCCGCCCTGGAAGTTTTAACCCGCAACGCCTTTCCCGTTGATTGGGCGATGACGCAAAATAATCTGGGGAATGCATACCGTAACAGAATCATGGGCGAGCGTGCCGAGAATCTGGAATTAGCGATCACTACATATCGCGCCGCCCTGGAAGTTTTAACCCGCAACGCCTTTCCCATTGATTGGGCAATGACGCAAAATAATCTGGGGAATGCATACCGTAACAGAATCATGGGCGAGCGCGCCGAGAATCTGGAATTGGCGATTGCTGCATATCGCGCCGCCCTGGAAGTTTATACCCGCAACGCCTTTCCCATTGATTGGGCAACTACGCAAAATAATCTGGGGACTGCATACGCTGACAGAATCATGGGCGAGCGCGCCGAGAATCTGGAATTGGCGATCGCCGCATATCGTGCTGCCCTGGAAGTTTTAACCCGCAACGCCTTTCCCATTGATTGGGCAATGACGCAAAATAATCTGGGGAATGCATACCGTAACAGAATCATGGGCGAGCGCGCCGAGAATCTGGAATTGGCGATCACAGCTTATCGCGCCGCCTTGGAAGTTTTAACCCGCAACGCCTTTCCCCAAAAACATGCAGAAACTTTGTCAAATCTCGGCAGATTATACCAAAAAGAAAAACAATTTGATTTAGCTTACAATACCTTTGCCTCTGCTATTGATACAGTCGAAGCTTTGCGGGGTGAAATTGTTTCTGGTGATGAAGCCAAGCTCAAACAAGCCGAAGAATGGAATCAACTCTATCGCCGCATGGTAGAAGTTTGCCTAGCCTTAAAACGAGACAGGGAAGCAATAGAATATATTGAACGCAGCAAAACCCGCAATTTAGTAGAACTGTTAACCAAAGCAGCTTTAGCAACTCAAGGTGATTTACCTGTAGTTACTAGTAATATCCAATTTACCGAAATTCAAAACCTTTTAGATAACGAAACTGCCATTATCCAGTGGTACATTTTTAATGATTGTTTTCGCGCTTTTATCATCACCCACAACAACAACCCTGTTATCTGGCAATCTGAAGAACAAGATTTAGATGCTCTTTTTGATTGGACAAATGAATATCTAAGCGAATACTACGACCCACAAGACCAAGATAAAATCCAATGGCAGAATCAGCTAGAAAACCGCCTACAAAACTTAGCAGCAATTCTGCATCTTGAGGAAATATTAACTCAAGTACCCAAAAAATGCGACAGATTAATCTTTATTCCCCATCGCTTTTTGCACCTGTTTCCTCTCCATGCTTTAGCTGTAAAGGCATCATACTTAGTTGATTTATTCCCCAAGGGTTTAGGCTATGCACCCAGTTGTACAATCCTGCAACAAGTGCAACTACGTCAACGTTCTGAATTTGAATTTTTATTTGCTATCCAAAACCCCACACCAGATTTATATGAGCAAGATTTAGGTGCAGTTGTAGCTATTAAAAAACAGTTTGCTAATGCTGATATTCTCAAACAATCCCAAGCTCAAAAATCTGCAATTCTGCTCGGCATTAATGAAAATCCTCACAATGTCACCCTAAATGAAAAATTACTAAAAGCTAACTGTGCTTTTTTCTTTTGTCACGGCTCCTTTAATCCTAACTCTCCCTTAAATTCTGGTTTACAGTTAGCTGATGAAGACCTAACTTTAGCAGATATCATTACTCACTTCCAATTAAACAACTGTCGCCTAGTCACACTCTCGGCTTGCGAAAGTGGAATTATAGATTTCACAAATACTAGTGATGAATACATTGGTTTACCCAGTGGATTTTTATTAGCTGGTAGCACCAATGTAGTTAGTAGCCTCTGGACTGTTAGTGCTACAGCCACAGCTTTATTAATGATGAAATTTTACGAAGAACTACAGCAACAAACTAATATAGTATTAGCTTTAAATACAGCGCAACGTTGGTTAAGGGATACTACAGTCCAAGAATTTCAATATTGGCTGAGTCAGTCCTCACTAAGTTTAGTTTGGCAAGAACAACTAAATCAATATTTTACCGTTCATTATCCAAATGCCTCAACCAAACCTTTTGCATCACCTTTTTATTGGGCTGCTTTTTGTGCCATAGGTAAAGGAGTTTAA
- a CDS encoding SDR family oxidoreductase, with product MNNTPKSQRQKTALITGAASGIGYQLAYIFGRNNYNLVLVDKNEQKLTEIAADFAQKFNIVVKNFAKDLSIPTSPTEIFAELQQSSIKVDVLVNNAGFGTYGVFAETDLTTELDMLQVNIVSLTHLTKLFLKDMVEQGYGKILNVASVAAFQPGPLMAVYFATKAYVLSFSEAIAQELEGTGVSVTVLCPGPTATEFQKTAAMEDSKIASVNRMMDTERVAKIGYRSLMANKIVVIPGLRNRILTESVRFTPRNLVTKVVKSMHELKNR from the coding sequence ATGAATAACACCCCAAAAAGTCAGCGTCAAAAAACTGCTTTGATTACTGGAGCCGCTAGTGGCATTGGTTACCAATTAGCATACATTTTTGGTCGGAATAATTACAATTTGGTGTTAGTAGATAAGAACGAACAAAAACTGACAGAAATTGCTGCGGACTTTGCTCAAAAATTTAATATCGTTGTCAAGAATTTTGCCAAAGACTTATCGATACCAACATCCCCTACAGAAATTTTTGCAGAGTTACAACAATCATCTATTAAAGTCGATGTGTTGGTGAACAATGCAGGCTTTGGTACTTATGGAGTCTTTGCAGAAACAGACCTCACTACTGAACTGGATATGCTACAGGTCAATATAGTGAGTCTTACCCATTTAACAAAATTGTTCCTCAAGGATATGGTAGAGCAAGGCTATGGCAAAATCTTAAATGTTGCTTCAGTTGCAGCTTTTCAACCAGGGCCTTTAATGGCGGTTTATTTTGCGACTAAAGCCTATGTCTTATCATTTTCAGAAGCGATCGCACAGGAATTAGAAGGTACAGGTGTGAGTGTAACTGTACTTTGTCCTGGCCCCACAGCAACGGAATTTCAAAAAACTGCAGCAATGGAAGACTCAAAAATTGCCAGTGTGAACCGGATGATGGATACAGAAAGGGTTGCCAAAATAGGTTATCGCAGTTTAATGGCAAATAAAATAGTTGTGATTCCTGGGTTGAGGAATAGAATCCTCACTGAAAGTGTAAGGTTTACGCCCAGAAACCTGGTGACAAAAGTTGTAAAAAGTATGCACGAATTGAAGAATAGATAA
- the ung gene encoding uracil-DNA glycosylase — MTHIRLSPSWQTVLSEEFDKPYFSKLQTFLLAERQSYTIYPPEEKIFSAFELTPYEQVRVLLLGQDPYHDHNQAHGLCFSVQPGIKPPPSLINIFKELKDDVGFNIPNHGYLVSWAKQGILMLNAVLTVRAHTPNSHKNQGWETFTDAVISKVNQKLDPVVFVLWGGYAQKKLKLIDTTRHKVIQSAHPSPLSARNGFFGSKPFSAINLALRSFGKPEINWQIPDL; from the coding sequence GTGACGCACATCAGATTGTCACCTTCTTGGCAAACAGTACTGTCTGAAGAGTTTGATAAACCATATTTCAGTAAGCTGCAAACTTTTTTATTAGCGGAACGCCAATCTTATACTATCTATCCACCAGAAGAAAAAATTTTTTCAGCTTTTGAATTAACACCTTATGAGCAGGTAAGAGTTTTGTTACTTGGTCAAGATCCTTACCACGACCACAATCAGGCACATGGATTATGCTTTTCTGTGCAACCTGGTATTAAGCCTCCACCATCGTTAATTAATATCTTTAAAGAACTCAAAGATGATGTAGGTTTTAATATTCCCAATCATGGATATTTAGTCTCATGGGCTAAACAAGGTATTTTGATGCTGAATGCAGTACTCACTGTTAGAGCACATACACCAAATTCTCATAAAAATCAGGGTTGGGAAACTTTCACAGATGCAGTAATTAGCAAAGTGAACCAAAAGCTAGATCCGGTTGTGTTTGTGTTGTGGGGTGGATATGCCCAAAAAAAGCTGAAATTAATAGATACAACGCGACACAAAGTGATTCAATCAGCGCACCCTTCACCCCTTTCTGCGCGTAATGGTTTTTTTGGTAGCAAACCTTTCTCAGCTATTAATTTAGCCTTACGTTCCTTTGGTAAGCCAGAGATTAATTGGCAAATTCCAGATTTATAG